One window from the genome of Hoplias malabaricus isolate fHopMal1 chromosome 18, fHopMal1.hap1, whole genome shotgun sequence encodes:
- the esama gene encoding endothelial cell adhesion molecule a: MELRSGEKLGTLLSAFTFLWLFSGVLANLVLPQKSVEVIQGQTAVLQASDKVTVLSKATVIWNMADKAEMIITYMNNQENRGPQFKHRAGFVHAMPFYNLSIYINNTLESDSGTYVCQVIPGSPKNLTLTVKVPPAPPVCKVEGKPVLGANITLSCHSSSGKPIPTYKWSKTSPVSEVFFSPMLSATKGTLKLNNLSGNMSGKYECTSSNSAGEDKCLILLEVITATSAGVIAGATVGVVVGVILIVLFVIFLWTKRKDMEEDLANDIKEDAQAPKRVSWAKSGTGSDIISKNGTLSSIQSSPHPRDTHNHYQQHYPHHATDTASIITATGSTAGYRPRPVASSSTPERTLPGYNTDPTLPRQPSIQPPGQPSSNGGSMSHIDAQTQQMPHHPSPIPTGVSIANLSRMGGVPIMVPAQNQAGSLV, encoded by the exons gtGTCCTTGCTAATCTTGTTCTCCCACAGAAAAGTGTGGAGGTGATCCAGGGGCAGACAGCTGTACTACAGGCCAGCGACAAAGTGACTGTCCTCTCAAAGGCCACTGTTATATGGAACATGGCTGACAAGGCTGAAATG aTTATTACATATATGAATAATCAAGAAAACCGTGGCCCTCAGTTTAAACACAGAGCTGGTTTCGTCCACGCAATGCCCTTTTACAACCTGTCTATCTACATCAATAACACTTTGGAGTCAGATTCGGGGACATACGTGTGCCAAGTCATCCCTGGATCCCCCAAGAATCTGACACTTACTGTGAAGG TCCCCCCTGCCCCGCCTGTGTGTAAGGTGGAAGGGAAGCCAGTTCTCGGAGCTAACATCACACTCTCCTGCCACTCCAGCTCTGGAAAACCTATACCCACATACAAGTGGTCCAAAACTAGCCCCGTTTCAGAGGTCTTCTTCTCCCCCATGCTCA GTGCGACTAAAGGCACTCTGAAGCTCAATAACCTGAGCGGTAATATGTCGGGGAAGTATGAGTGCACATCCTCCAACTCTGCTGGAGAGGACAAATGCCTCATCCTCCTGGAGGTCATCACCG CGACAAGTGCTGGGGTGATAGCTGGCGCCACAGTGGGCGTAGTGGTGGGCGTCATTCTCATTGTGCTTTTCGTCATTTTCTTATGGACAAAAAGAAAAGACATGGAGGAAGATCTGGCCAATGATATTAA GGAGGACGCTCAGGCTCCTAAACGCGTCTCTTGGGCCAAGAGTGGTACAGGCTCCGACATTATCTCTAAAAATGGCACCCTATCTTCGATCCAGTCCAGCCCTCATCCCAGAGACACCCACAACCACTACCAGCAACACTACCCCCACCACGCCACCGACACAGCCTCCATCATCACCGCTACAGGCAGCACAGCTGGGTACCGTCCACGTCCAGTGGCCAGCTCCTCCACCCCGGAGCGCACTCTGCCCGGCTACAACACTGACCCCACACTGCCCAGACAGCCTTCCATTCAGCCCCCTGGTCAGCCCAGTTCGAACGGAGGCTCCATGTCCCACATTGATGCCCAGACACAGCAGATGCCCCACCACCCATCACCCATCCCTACAGGAGTCAGCATCGCTAACCTTTCCCGTATGGGGGGCGTGCCTATTATGGTGCCAGCACAGAATCAAGCTGGTTCTCTGGTGTAG
- the fez1 gene encoding fasciculation and elongation protein zeta-1 isoform X2 — MEAPLVCLDEEFEDLRPCKMDELEPEQVPRRPYGTIPLAPLGREDFSELENFSEMMSFKSMEDLVNEFDEKLNVCFHNYNTKTEGLAPVRNQSHADEDEERLQDEDWDGPNSETLNGNLSDDEIHEKEEEEMNEKNENGNCLSEEPLITADQVIEEIVEMMENSPDPGETEEEEEEESVVVSSKNSPSLLEEIRQLSQASNNNCSYEGLSLMPSSALMELLCRVEAAIREYSEELVAQLARRDELEFEKEVKNTFITALMEVQNRQKEQRELSKRRRKDKAMSLQGSTRSDKSSSMPVKRFSMEGLSNILQTGIRQTFGNSGTDRQYLNTVIPYEKKGYAPTVDELQMLTKILYAMKEDSEKVPTLLTDYILKVLCPT; from the exons ATGGAGGCTCCTCTGGTGTGTCTGGATGAAGAGTTTGAAGATCTCAGGCCGTGTAAAATGGACGAGCTGGAACCAGAGCAAGTGCCCCGTCGACCATACGGCACCATCCCTCTGGCCCCTCTGGGACGGGAAGATTTCTCTGAGCTGGAGAACTTCTCAGAGATGATGAGTTTTAAATCCATGGAGGATCTGGTGAATGAATTTGATGAAAAGCTAAACGTCTGCTTTCACAACTACAACACCAAGACGGAGGGCCTGGCCCCAGTGCGCAACCAATCACATGCTGATGAGGATGAGGAAAGACTTCAGGATGAAGA TTGGGATGGCCCCAACTCGGAGACGCTGAACGGCAACCTCTCAGATGACGAG ATACAtgaaaaagaggaggaggagatgaatgaaaagaatgaaaatggCAACTGTCTAAGTGAGGAACCTCTCATCACAGCTGACCAG GTGATTGAGGAGATTGTGGAGATGATGGAGAATTCTCCAGACCCTGGAGAgactgaggaagaggaggaggaagaaagcGTTGTTGTCTCTTCTAAAAACAGTCCCTCTCTCCTGGAGGAGATCCGCCAGCTGTCTCAGGCCTCCAACAACAATTGCTCTTACGAAG GTCTGAGTCTTATGCCGAGCTCAGCTCTAATGGAGTTGCTGTGCCGAGTGGAGGCTGCTATCCGGGAATATTCGGAGGAGCTGGTAGCTCAGCTGGCCCGGCGAGACGAGCTGGAGTTTGAAAAGGAAGTGAAGAACACCTTCATCACCGCACTGATGGAAGTGCAGAATCGGCAGAAAGAGCAGCGTGAGCTCAGCAAGCGCCGCCGTAAAGACAAGGCCATGAGCCTGCAGGGGTCAACACGCTCAGACAAGTCCAGCAGCATGCCAGTGAAG CGTTTCAGCATGGAGGGGCTGTCTAACATCCTGCAGACGGGCATTAGGCAGACATTCGGCAACtcagggacagacagacag TACCTAAACACAGTTATCCCCTATGAGAAGAAGGGATATGCTCCAACTGTGGATGAGCTTCAAATGCTCACAAAAA ttctgtACGCCATGAAAGAAGACAGCGAAAAAGTCCCAACACTGCTAACTGACTATATACTAAAAG tccTGTGTCCTACGTAA
- the fez1 gene encoding fasciculation and elongation protein zeta-1 isoform X1, which translates to MEAPLVCLDEEFEDLRPCKMDELEPEQVPRRPYGTIPLAPLGREDFSELENFSEMMSFKSMEDLVNEFDEKLNVCFHNYNTKTEGLAPVRNQSHADEDEERLQDEDVWDALTDNYMPSSVSSWDGPNSETLNGNLSDDEIHEKEEEEMNEKNENGNCLSEEPLITADQVIEEIVEMMENSPDPGETEEEEEEESVVVSSKNSPSLLEEIRQLSQASNNNCSYEGLSLMPSSALMELLCRVEAAIREYSEELVAQLARRDELEFEKEVKNTFITALMEVQNRQKEQRELSKRRRKDKAMSLQGSTRSDKSSSMPVKRFSMEGLSNILQTGIRQTFGNSGTDRQYLNTVIPYEKKGYAPTVDELQMLTKILYAMKEDSEKVPTLLTDYILKVLCPT; encoded by the exons ATGGAGGCTCCTCTGGTGTGTCTGGATGAAGAGTTTGAAGATCTCAGGCCGTGTAAAATGGACGAGCTGGAACCAGAGCAAGTGCCCCGTCGACCATACGGCACCATCCCTCTGGCCCCTCTGGGACGGGAAGATTTCTCTGAGCTGGAGAACTTCTCAGAGATGATGAGTTTTAAATCCATGGAGGATCTGGTGAATGAATTTGATGAAAAGCTAAACGTCTGCTTTCACAACTACAACACCAAGACGGAGGGCCTGGCCCCAGTGCGCAACCAATCACATGCTGATGAGGATGAGGAAAGACTTCAGGATGAAGA TGTGTGGGACGCACTGACTGATAACTACATGCCGTCTTCTGTGTCCAGTTGGGATGGCCCCAACTCGGAGACGCTGAACGGCAACCTCTCAGATGACGAG ATACAtgaaaaagaggaggaggagatgaatgaaaagaatgaaaatggCAACTGTCTAAGTGAGGAACCTCTCATCACAGCTGACCAG GTGATTGAGGAGATTGTGGAGATGATGGAGAATTCTCCAGACCCTGGAGAgactgaggaagaggaggaggaagaaagcGTTGTTGTCTCTTCTAAAAACAGTCCCTCTCTCCTGGAGGAGATCCGCCAGCTGTCTCAGGCCTCCAACAACAATTGCTCTTACGAAG GTCTGAGTCTTATGCCGAGCTCAGCTCTAATGGAGTTGCTGTGCCGAGTGGAGGCTGCTATCCGGGAATATTCGGAGGAGCTGGTAGCTCAGCTGGCCCGGCGAGACGAGCTGGAGTTTGAAAAGGAAGTGAAGAACACCTTCATCACCGCACTGATGGAAGTGCAGAATCGGCAGAAAGAGCAGCGTGAGCTCAGCAAGCGCCGCCGTAAAGACAAGGCCATGAGCCTGCAGGGGTCAACACGCTCAGACAAGTCCAGCAGCATGCCAGTGAAG CGTTTCAGCATGGAGGGGCTGTCTAACATCCTGCAGACGGGCATTAGGCAGACATTCGGCAACtcagggacagacagacag TACCTAAACACAGTTATCCCCTATGAGAAGAAGGGATATGCTCCAACTGTGGATGAGCTTCAAATGCTCACAAAAA ttctgtACGCCATGAAAGAAGACAGCGAAAAAGTCCCAACACTGCTAACTGACTATATACTAAAAG tccTGTGTCCTACGTAA